The Prinia subflava isolate CZ2003 ecotype Zambia chromosome 15, Cam_Psub_1.2, whole genome shotgun sequence genome contains a region encoding:
- the VPS33B gene encoding vacuolar protein sorting-associated protein 33B isoform X2, whose amino-acid sequence MALAGRRDAPEPPDFGILKRLARDQLVYLLEQLPGKKDLFIEADLMSPLDRIANVSILKHDVDKLYKVETRPAPGASDQFCFLVRPRVRTMRFIADIVNADKMSGRSRKYKIIFSPQKFYACEMVLEEEGVFGDVTCDEWSFYLLPLDEDIISMELPEFFRDYFLEGDHRWINPIARALQLLNSLYGPFGKTHGIGRCAKMSYELWRDLEEESESEGQGRKPEIGHVFLVDRDVDYVTALCSQVVYEGLVDDTFRIKCGSVDFGPDVTSSDKSIKVLLNSQDKVFSEIRNEHFSSVFGFLSQKSRNLQAQYDRRRGMDIKQMKDFVSQELKGLKQEHRLLSLHIGACESIMKKKTKQDFQETIKAEHSLLEGFDIRESTSFIEEHIDRQVSPIESLRLMCLLSITENGLVPKDYRSLKTQYLQSYGPEHLLTFHNLKRIGLLTEQSAGDTLTAVESKVSKLVTDRAAGKITDAFNSLARKSNFRAISKKLGLIPRLDGEYDLKMPRDMAYVFGGAYVPLSCKIIEQVLERRGWQGLEEVVRLLSGNEFSVSDSAVEDNPAWDSQRVVLAVFLGGCTFSEIAALRFLGKERGCKFIFLTTAITNSARMMEAMIEAKA is encoded by the exons ATGGCTCTCGCCGGGCGGCGAGACGCGCCCGAGCCGCCTGACTTCGGGATCCTGAAGCGGCTGGCGCGAGACCAGCTCGTCtacctgctggagcag CTCCCCGGGAAGAAGGACCTGTTCATCGAGGCCGATCTGATGAGCCCCCTGGACCGCATCGCCAACGTGTCCATCCTGAAG CACGACGTGGACAAGCTGTACAAGGTGGAGACGCGGCCGGCGCCCGGCGCCAGCGACCA GTTCTGCTTCCTGGTACGGCCGCGGGTCAGGACCATGAGGTTCATCGCCG ATATCGTCAACGCTGACAAGATgtcagggaggagcaggaaatACAAAATCATCTTCAGCCCCCAGAAG TTCTATGCTTGCGAGATGGTGCTGGAGGAAGAGGGGGTCTTTGGTG ATGTCACCTGCGATGAATGGTCCTTCTACCTGCTGCCCCTGGATGAAGACATCATCAGCATGGAGCTGCCCGAGTTCTTCCGCGACTACTTTCTG GAGGGAGATCACCGCTGGATCAACCCCATCGCCAGAGCCCTGCAGTTGCTGAACTCCCTTTATGGCCCTTTTGGGAAGACCCACGGCATCGGCCGCTGTGCCAAG ATGAGCTACGAGCTGTGGCGGGACTTGGAGGAAGAGAGCGAGAGTGAAGGCCAGGGCAGGAAGCCTGAGATTGGACACGTCTTCCTCGTGGACAGAG ACGTGGACTACGTGACAGCACTCTGCTCCCAAGTGGTCTACGAGGGGCTCGTGGACGACACCTTCCGCATCAAATGTG GCAGTGTGGATTTTGGGCCAGATGTCACCTCTTCTGACAAGAGCATTAAGGTGCTGCTCAATTCCCAGGACAAA GTGTTCAGTGAGATTCGCAATGAGCACTTCTCCAGCGTGTTTGGCTTCCTGAGCCAGAAGTCACGGAACCTGCAGGCCCAGTACGAC CGGCGCCGGGGCATGGACATCAAACAGATGAAGGACTTCGTGTCCCAGGAGCTGAAGGGGCTGAAGCAGGAGCATCGGCTGCTGAGCCTGC ATATTGGTGCCTGTGAGTctatcatgaaaaagaaaaccaagcagGACTTCCAAGAGACCATCAAGGCTGAACACT CGCTGCTGGAGGGCTTTGACATCCGTGAGAGCACCAGCTTCATCGAAGAGCACATTGACCGGCAG gtGTCCCCCATCGAGAGCCTGCGCCTCATGTGCCTCCTGTCCATCACGGAAAACG GTCTCGTCCCCAAGGACTACCGCTCCCTGAAAACCCAGTACCTGCAG AGCTACGGGCCTGAGCACTTGCTGACCTTCCACAACCTCAAGCGCATCGGGCTGCTGACAGAGCAGtcagctggggacaccctgaCAGCCGTGGAGAGCAAAGTCAGCAAGCTGGTGACAGACCGTGCTGCAG GAAAGATCACAGATGCATTTAATTCTTTGGCCAGGAAGAGTAATTTCCGAGCCATAAGCAAGAAGCTGGGGTTG ATCCCTCGGCTGGATGGCGAGTATGACCTCAAAATGCCTCGGGACATGGCGTATGTTTTTGGCGGGGCCTATGTGCCCCTGAGCTGCAAGATCATCGAGCAG GTACTGGAGcgccggggctggcagggcctcGAAGAGGTCGTGCGACTGCTCAGTGGCAACGAGTTCTCTGTCTCAG ACAGCGCTGTGGAGGACAACCCTGCCTGGGACTCCCAGCGTGTGGTCCTCGCTGTCTTCCTGGGGGGCTGCACCTTCTCTGAAATTGCGGCCCTCCGCttcctggggaaggagagag GGTGCAAGTTCATCTTCCTGACCACGGCCATCACCAACAGCGCCCGCATGATGGAGGCCATGATTGAGGCCAAGGCCTGA
- the VPS33B gene encoding vacuolar protein sorting-associated protein 33B isoform X1 — MALAGRRDAPEPPDFGILKRLARDQLVYLLEQLPGKKDLFIEADLMSPLDRIANVSILKQHDVDKLYKVETRPAPGASDQFCFLVRPRVRTMRFIADIVNADKMSGRSRKYKIIFSPQKFYACEMVLEEEGVFGDVTCDEWSFYLLPLDEDIISMELPEFFRDYFLEGDHRWINPIARALQLLNSLYGPFGKTHGIGRCAKMSYELWRDLEEESESEGQGRKPEIGHVFLVDRDVDYVTALCSQVVYEGLVDDTFRIKCGSVDFGPDVTSSDKSIKVLLNSQDKVFSEIRNEHFSSVFGFLSQKSRNLQAQYDRRRGMDIKQMKDFVSQELKGLKQEHRLLSLHIGACESIMKKKTKQDFQETIKAEHSLLEGFDIRESTSFIEEHIDRQVSPIESLRLMCLLSITENGLVPKDYRSLKTQYLQSYGPEHLLTFHNLKRIGLLTEQSAGDTLTAVESKVSKLVTDRAAGKITDAFNSLARKSNFRAISKKLGLIPRLDGEYDLKMPRDMAYVFGGAYVPLSCKIIEQVLERRGWQGLEEVVRLLSGNEFSVSDSAVEDNPAWDSQRVVLAVFLGGCTFSEIAALRFLGKERGCKFIFLTTAITNSARMMEAMIEAKA; from the exons ATGGCTCTCGCCGGGCGGCGAGACGCGCCCGAGCCGCCTGACTTCGGGATCCTGAAGCGGCTGGCGCGAGACCAGCTCGTCtacctgctggagcag CTCCCCGGGAAGAAGGACCTGTTCATCGAGGCCGATCTGATGAGCCCCCTGGACCGCATCGCCAACGTGTCCATCCTGAAG CAGCACGACGTGGACAAGCTGTACAAGGTGGAGACGCGGCCGGCGCCCGGCGCCAGCGACCA GTTCTGCTTCCTGGTACGGCCGCGGGTCAGGACCATGAGGTTCATCGCCG ATATCGTCAACGCTGACAAGATgtcagggaggagcaggaaatACAAAATCATCTTCAGCCCCCAGAAG TTCTATGCTTGCGAGATGGTGCTGGAGGAAGAGGGGGTCTTTGGTG ATGTCACCTGCGATGAATGGTCCTTCTACCTGCTGCCCCTGGATGAAGACATCATCAGCATGGAGCTGCCCGAGTTCTTCCGCGACTACTTTCTG GAGGGAGATCACCGCTGGATCAACCCCATCGCCAGAGCCCTGCAGTTGCTGAACTCCCTTTATGGCCCTTTTGGGAAGACCCACGGCATCGGCCGCTGTGCCAAG ATGAGCTACGAGCTGTGGCGGGACTTGGAGGAAGAGAGCGAGAGTGAAGGCCAGGGCAGGAAGCCTGAGATTGGACACGTCTTCCTCGTGGACAGAG ACGTGGACTACGTGACAGCACTCTGCTCCCAAGTGGTCTACGAGGGGCTCGTGGACGACACCTTCCGCATCAAATGTG GCAGTGTGGATTTTGGGCCAGATGTCACCTCTTCTGACAAGAGCATTAAGGTGCTGCTCAATTCCCAGGACAAA GTGTTCAGTGAGATTCGCAATGAGCACTTCTCCAGCGTGTTTGGCTTCCTGAGCCAGAAGTCACGGAACCTGCAGGCCCAGTACGAC CGGCGCCGGGGCATGGACATCAAACAGATGAAGGACTTCGTGTCCCAGGAGCTGAAGGGGCTGAAGCAGGAGCATCGGCTGCTGAGCCTGC ATATTGGTGCCTGTGAGTctatcatgaaaaagaaaaccaagcagGACTTCCAAGAGACCATCAAGGCTGAACACT CGCTGCTGGAGGGCTTTGACATCCGTGAGAGCACCAGCTTCATCGAAGAGCACATTGACCGGCAG gtGTCCCCCATCGAGAGCCTGCGCCTCATGTGCCTCCTGTCCATCACGGAAAACG GTCTCGTCCCCAAGGACTACCGCTCCCTGAAAACCCAGTACCTGCAG AGCTACGGGCCTGAGCACTTGCTGACCTTCCACAACCTCAAGCGCATCGGGCTGCTGACAGAGCAGtcagctggggacaccctgaCAGCCGTGGAGAGCAAAGTCAGCAAGCTGGTGACAGACCGTGCTGCAG GAAAGATCACAGATGCATTTAATTCTTTGGCCAGGAAGAGTAATTTCCGAGCCATAAGCAAGAAGCTGGGGTTG ATCCCTCGGCTGGATGGCGAGTATGACCTCAAAATGCCTCGGGACATGGCGTATGTTTTTGGCGGGGCCTATGTGCCCCTGAGCTGCAAGATCATCGAGCAG GTACTGGAGcgccggggctggcagggcctcGAAGAGGTCGTGCGACTGCTCAGTGGCAACGAGTTCTCTGTCTCAG ACAGCGCTGTGGAGGACAACCCTGCCTGGGACTCCCAGCGTGTGGTCCTCGCTGTCTTCCTGGGGGGCTGCACCTTCTCTGAAATTGCGGCCCTCCGCttcctggggaaggagagag GGTGCAAGTTCATCTTCCTGACCACGGCCATCACCAACAGCGCCCGCATGATGGAGGCCATGATTGAGGCCAAGGCCTGA